Sequence from the Thermoanaerobaculales bacterium genome:
CTACCACTCGCTCCGCCGCGACGCCGACGGGGAGATGCAGCGCACCTCCTTCTGGAACACCACCCAGGTCTATGTGCGCCGCGCCGGCACCTGGAAGGTCATCCACTCGCACTGGTCCTACATCGGGCACCGCCAGCCCGCCGAGATCAAGGTGCCGCTGCCGATCACGGCCAAGCCGACCCAGTTCGCCCCCGTCGCGGCGGAGATCGTGGCCCTGGAGAAAGCCGCACTGAAACGCTGGCGCCAGGGCGATCCCGACGGATTTCTTGGCCTCTCGGCACCCCAGGTCACCTATTTCGATCCGATCCTCCCCGGACGACTGACGGGGATCGCCCAGCTCACCGAGTTCTACAACGGCATGCGCGGCAAAGGAGGGGGCTCCGCGGCGGTCGATATCATCGAACCGCGCGTCGATATCGTGGGTGATGCGGCCCTGCTCACCTACCGCTTCCTCTGGGCCGGGCTCGATGCCGACGGCACGGTCACGGCGCGCTCCCCCTGGAACTGCACCGAGGTCTATGACCGGCAGGCGGGGCAGTGGCGCATCATCCACACCCACTGGTCGCTGATCGGCGGCGAGCGCGCAGGCGGGGGCGTTTGAACGGCATGACCGCCATCAAAACCATCAAAGCCATCAAAGCCATCAAAACCGTGCCAGGTTCGCACGTGCGGTGGTTCGGGGTGGGCGGCGCCAGCCCACAGCGTTCGTCCTCGCGGTACCCCGTCTTGACGAGATCACCGGTTTGGGCTTGACACCATCGCCGGCCGGGGTTCGACACCGGAGATGGCGCGGAGTGCAAGGGACCTGAGCCGAGGCAGATCAGGTCAGGTCCGCGGGCAGGGCGATGGTGCCGTGGTCCTCGGTGGCGCGCCTGGCCGCGGGTTCCAAAACCTGGCACCGCGGCTGGTACCGGTGTTCGCAGCGTCACCAGCTGCCGTCCGCCTGCCGACGGCGAAGCGCGAGCTCGTCTTCGCTCGGAGGCTTGGTGGCGAAGGTGCCGGTCATGATCTCGCCGTCGAGCGCATAGGAGGCGAAGTGGACTCCCTTCGATGACTGCGCCTGCTCGACCAGCGACCAGGTACGGGCAGCTGCCGGATGGCCCGCATACCAGCGCTTGCCGCGACCCAGCATCACCGGGAAGGTGATCAACGCGAGCCGGTCGACGAGCCCGGCAGGAAGCAACGCGTGGTAGAGCATGCTGCTGCCCTGGATCAGCAGGTCCGGCCCTCTGGTCTTCTTGAGACGCGCGACCGCCTCGACCGGATCGCCGACGAGGCGTTCGCTGTTGTTCCAGGTCAGCGGACGGTCGGAAGACGTCACGACATGCTTGCGGATGGCATTGAACGTCTCGCCGATGGGATGCTCGCCGTTGTGGGGCCAGTACGCAGCGAAGATCTCGTAGGTCCGCCGCCCGAGCAGGAGCTCGTAGCTTCCGCCGAGCAGCCGGCCCATCGGCTCG
This genomic interval carries:
- a CDS encoding nuclear transport factor 2 family protein, which gives rise to MTHSILVLAIFSAFALLLAAVAGGGPLSAQELITPDLNGPDTPANTIFRLENEAMEQWRQGNPMRWVEISTDDVVYIDPGLATPVVGTKAYREYLTPLQGKIHYDASDFVEPRVALAGDLAVLTYNYHSLRRDADGEMQRTSFWNTTQVYVRRAGTWKVIHSHWSYIGHRQPAEIKVPLPITAKPTQFAPVAAEIVALEKAALKRWRQGDPDGFLGLSAPQVTYFDPILPGRLTGIAQLTEFYNGMRGKGGGSAAVDIIEPRVDIVGDAALLTYRFLWAGLDADGTVTARSPWNCTEVYDRQAGQWRIIHTHWSLIGGERAGGGV
- a CDS encoding dihydrofolate reductase family protein, which translates into the protein MRRISGSLFQSLDGVIQAPGGPEEDQTGFTHGGWVFPYFDDSLDEPMGRLLGGSYELLLGRRTYEIFAAYWPHNGEHPIGETFNAIRKHVVTSSDRPLTWNNSERLVGDPVEAVARLKKTRGPDLLIQGSSMLYHALLPAGLVDRLALITFPVMLGRGKRWYAGHPAAARTWSLVEQAQSSKGVHFASYALDGEIMTGTFATKPPSEDELALRRRQADGSW